From the Ascaphus truei isolate aAscTru1 chromosome 15, aAscTru1.hap1, whole genome shotgun sequence genome, one window contains:
- the LOC142466716 gene encoding uncharacterized protein LOC142466716, whose product MRTEQSCNIPINMTENASFNQSRQIINNVTASHSKKHILAAATGKDLGERGKSLTWLSDRNAQKRTQTGERPHVCGECGKGFSRLSHLNIHKRRHTGERPHVCGECGKGFSDLSSMNTHMRTHTGERPHVCGECGKGFSQLSILNRHERTHTGERPHVCGECGKGFSQLSSLNRHERTHTGERPHVCGECGKGFSVSSSLDKHKRTHTGERPHLCGECGKGFRDLSKLNTHKRTHTGERPHVCGECGMGFTMSSSLDAHKRTHTCERPHVCGECGKGFSDLSSLSKHKRIHTGERPHVCGECGKGFSRLSHLNIHKRTHTGERPHVCGECGKGFSDLSSLNTHKRTHTGERPHVCGECGKGFSQLSGLNAHKRTHTGERPHVCGECGKGFSQLSGLNTHQRTHTGERPHVCGECGKGFSDLSSLRKHKGTHTGQIPISKARHA is encoded by the coding sequence atgaggacagaacaatcttgcaatattccaataaatatgacagaaaatgcatctttcaaccagtcaaggcaaataataaacaatgtaactgcttctcattccaaaaaacatatattagctgctgccacaggaaaagatcttggagaacGTGGCaagagtctgacttggttatcagaccGGAACGCACAGAAGAGAACACAGaccggggagagaccgcatgtatgtggggaatgtgggaagggatttagtcggttatcccacctgaacatacacaaaaggagacacacaggggagagaccgcatgtatgtggggaatgtgggaagggatttagtgacttatccagcatgaacacacacatgaggacacacacaggggagagaccgcatgtatgtggggaatgtgggaagggatttagtcagttatccatccTGAACAGAcacgagaggacacacacaggggagagaccgcatgtatgtggggaatgtgggaagggatttagtcagttatccagcctgaacaggcacgagaggacacacacaggggagagaccgcatgtatgtggggaatgtgggaagggatttagtgtgtcatccagctTGGACaagcacaagaggacacacacaggggagagaccgcatttatgtggggaatgtgggaaaggaTTTAGGGACTTATCCaaactgaacacacacaagaggacacacacaggggagagaccgcatgtatgtggggaatgtgggatggGATTTACTATGTCATCCAGCCTGGAcgcacacaagaggacacacacatgTGAGAGAccccatgtatgtggggaatgtgggaagggatttagtgacttatccagcctgagcaaacacaagaggatacacacaggggagagaccgcatgtatgtggggaatgtgggaagggatttagtcggttatcccacctgaacatacacaaaaggacacacacaggtgagagaccgcatgtatgtggggaatgtgggaagggatttagtgacttatccagcctgaacacacacaagaggacacacacaggggagagaccacatgtatgtggggaatgtgggaaaggaTTTAGTCAATTATCCGGCCTGAAtgcacacaagaggacacacacaggggagagaccacatgtatgtggggaatgtgggaagggatttagtcaattATCCGGCCTGAACACAcaccagaggacacacacaggggagagaccgcatgtatgtggggaatgtgggaagggatttagtgatttatccagcctgaggaaacacaaggggacacacacaggtCAGATACCTatctctaaagccaggcatgCTTAG